The Centroberyx gerrardi isolate f3 chromosome 12, fCenGer3.hap1.cur.20231027, whole genome shotgun sequence genome has a window encoding:
- the zc3h12aa gene encoding endoribonuclease ZC3H12A, with translation MLLTQVQKKRPRCSRMDPAFPSQSSASVQLEPDNEELQELRVDFFRKLGYTSAEVRAALRKLGLSTDTNAMLGELVRCRASAVPHAPNPDSDERSTGQIDPLLAASWALGPHRVTPLPPSQLEDRRDTEAGLKPIVIDGSNVAMSHGNKEVFSCRGIQLAVNFFLDRGHTTITVFVPTWRKEQPRPDAPIRDQHVLMELEKRKIVVFTPSRRVGGKRVVCYDDRFIVKLAYESDGVIVSNDTYRDLQGERPEWKRCIEERLLMFSFVNDKFMPPDDPLGRHGPNLDNFLRKKPLPTEQRRQPCPYDKKCTYGIKCKFYHPERANQSYLSLADELREKARISTIKEERNSRLSQREVQSDLVPAHNTYSHSLEFEMEHRLSLDQRSSLHPGQVSENTLLYWDGPRTSQNHTPGSTAGGQSQKEWPGPHSMSDHPYASISHECLDSGLGSYESQYSDISHSLSSSHRSRSQQQTTPIGSRHPSVHLERNNAAPSCRCCSHAVPSTAHQQHRSNSNLDPHRQPRYDTYTPHMYPPSIPHHYSLPSHLQYSDPHHQQQKYWSDPFQALPQARTSHSLPSSSHSSPPHSPRCSYRDHQYHSWAQAQPSSAAFDPERLELRKKLHAIFNPHQVDAVMEMFPHLMNAEKLAAEILNHKAQGGIF, from the exons ATGCTGCTGACCCAAGTGCAGAAAAAGAGGCCCAGATGCTCCAGGATGGATCCGGCATTTCCCAGCCAGAGCTCGGCTTCGGTCCAGCTGGAGCCAGATAACGAGGAACTCCAGGAACTCAGAGTCGACTTCTTCAGGAAACTGGGCTACACTTCAGCGGAGGTGAGGGCCGCTCTGAGGAAGCTAGGCCTGAGCACAGACACCAACGCGATGCTTGGAGAGCTGGTGAGGTGCAGGGCCAGCGCTGTACCTCACGCGCCCAATCCCGACAGCGATGAGAGGAGCACAGGCCAGATAGACCCTCTCCTGGCTGCCAGTTGGGCCCTTGGACCCCACAGAGTCACGCCACTACCACCGTCGCAactggaggacaggagggatacAGAGGCCGGACTGAAACCCATTGTCATCGATGGCAGCAATGTGGCCATGAG TCATGGCAACAAGGAAGTGTTCTCCTGCCGAGGCATCCAGCTGGCAGTGAACTTCTTCCTGGACAGAGGTCACACCACCATTACCGTGTTTGTCCCCACTTGGCGCAAGGAGCAGCCCAGACCTGATGCCCCCATCAGAG ATCAACATGTCCTGATGGAGCTTGAAAAAAGGAAGATAGTGGTCTTCACTCCATCACGTCGTGTCGGGGGTAAGCGGGTGGTCTGCTACGACGACCGTTTCATCGTCAAGTTGGCGTACGAGTCGGACGGCGTGATCGTATCCAATGACACCTACCGTGACCTCCAAGGAGAGAGACCTGAGTGGAAGAGATGCATCGAGGAGAGGCTCCTTATGTTCTCCTTTGTGAATGACAA GTTCATGCCCCCAGATGATCCCCTGGGTCGCCATGGCCCCAATCTTGACAACTTCCTCAGGAAAAAGCCTCTGCCTACAGAGCAAAGGAGACAGCCTTGTCCTTATG ACAAAAAGTGCACTTACGGCATCAAATGTAAGTTCTACCATCCAGAGCGAGCCAACCAGTCCTACCTCTCCTTGGCTgatgaactgagagagaaagccCGGATATCCACtataaaagaggagagaaattcCAGATTATCACAAAGGGAGGTTCAATCTGATCTTGTGCCTGCTCATAACACCTATTCCCATTCTCTAGAGTTTGAAATGGAGCACAGGCTGTCCCTAGATCAGCGCAGTTCCCTACATCCTGGTCAGGTTAGTGAGAATACACTGCTGTACTGGGATGGACCCAGAACCAGTCAGAATCACACACCTGGTTCTACAGCAGGAGGCCAGAGTCAGAAGGAGTGGCCTGGGCCGCACTCCATGTCCGATCACCCCTATGCCAGCATCTCTCATGAGTGCCTGGATTCTGGCCTTGGCTCTTATGAGAGCCAGTATTCTGACATTTCGCACAGCCTCAGCAGCTCCCACAGGTCCAGATCCCAGCAGCAAACCACCCCCATTGGATCCAGACACCCTTCTGTGCATTTAGAGAGGAACAACGCTGCCCCATCTTGTAGGTGCTGCTCCCATGCGGTGCCCTCTACAGCTCACCAGCAGCATCGTAGTAACTCGAACCTGGACCCCCACCGTCAACCCAGATATGACACCTACACCCCCCATATGTACCCCCCCAGTATACCACACCACTACAGCCTCCCCAGCCACCTCCAGTATAGCGACCCCCATCATCAGCAACAAAAGTACTGGTCAGATCCCTTCCAGGCGCTGCCCCAGGCCAGGACATCCCATAGTCTCCCCAGTTCTAGCCATTCCTCGCCCCCCCACAGCCCTCGCTGCTCCTATAGGGACCATCAGTACCATTCCTGGGCCCAAGCACAGCCATCCTCCGCTGCCTTTGACCCGGAAAGGTTGGAACTCCGCAAGAAACTGCATGCCATCTTCAACCCCCATCAGGTGGATGCAGTCATGGAAATGTTCCCACATCTGATGAATGCTGAGAAACTGGCTGCAGAGATCCTCAACCATAAGGCTCAGGGAGGGATATTCTGA
- the LOC139922627 gene encoding uncharacterized protein LOC139922627 — translation MASTTLLKDTGILLLFLLGLLLPSALVSGQVTTTSAPTTTTTMASTASTMSSSTTASPTTVTSASTAPSTAQSTTASGGSTAATAQSTTASGGSTAATAQSTTASGGSTAATAQSTTASGGSTAATAQSTTASGGSTAATAQSTTASGGSTAATAQSTTAPGGSTAATAQSTTAPGGSTAATTQSTTAPGGSTAATTQSTTASGGSTAATTQSTTASGGSTTTAMSAPSATTTSSGPMSSTNSGTTSSAAMTQSSTSMATMTASGSTMATATGPSTSSMSTSAGAMTTTGAPTSWSSTGATSGTNGTSNSTSMMSMISCPSFTCNYSDCYTMYTSQNATSCATGAYYCQLIKQADMSYTVSCSASCADPCDNSSKTNCAKNCCNSTDCLKATFASMMMTTTTMAMTTTRPVTTTTASSPQTTANNGNKCHAGTCNTADCYKGFTAMTTCTASQLHCQLIKETIDSKDQWSAGCTTNCSGKASCKTSSTATPCHQECCNATKTSCLWLNGTLHVPSFATRGPHLHIELIALLVCLLCISSLI, via the exons ATGGCCTCTACCACTTTACTAAAAGACAcag GtatcctgctcctcttcctgttAGGACTACTGCTGCCATCAGCATTGGTGTCAGGCCAGGTCACCACCACATCAGCACCCACAACTACCACTACAATGGCAAGCACTGCAAGTACAATGTCTTCATCTACCACTGCCTCACCCACCACAGTCACCTCTGCCTCGACTGCCCCCTCTACCGCCCAGTCCACAACAGCTTCAGGAGGCTCAACAGCCGCCACCGCCCAGTCCACAACAGCTTCAGGAGGCTCAACAGCCGCCACCGCCCAGTCCACAACAGCTTCAGGAGGCTCAACAGCCGCCACCGCCCAGTCCACAACAGCTTCAGGAGGCTCAACAGCCGCCACTGCCCAGTCCACAACAGCTTCAGGAGGCTCAACAGCCGCCACCGCCCAGTCCACAACAGCTTCAGGTGGCTCAACAGCCGCCACCGCCCAGTCCACAACAGCTCCAGGAGGCTCAACAGCCGCCACCGCCCAGTCCACAACAGCTCCAGGTGGCTCAACAGCCGCCACCACCCAGTCCACAACAGCTCCAGGTGGCTCAACAGCCGCCACCACCCAGTCCACAACAGCTTCAGGTGGCTCAACAGCCGCCACCACCCAGTCCACAACAGCTTCAGGAGGCTCAACAACTACTGCCATGTCTGCACCTTCAGCCACAACCACCTCATCTGGCCCAATGAGCTCCACTAACTCAGGAACCACCTCCTCAGCAGCCATGACCCAATCCAGCACCAGCATGGCAACCATGACAGCCTCAGGTTCCACCATGGCTACAGCCACTGGTCCCTCTACCTCAAGTATGTCCACCAGTGCAGGTGCGATGACGACAACCGGAGCGCCGACCTCATGGAGCTCAACTG GTGCCACATCTGGCACGAATGGGACCTCGAACTCTACCTCGATGATGAGCATG ATATCCTGCCCCTCCTTCACCTGTAACTACTCAGACTGCTACACTATGTACACCAGTCAGAATGCCACCTCATGTGCCACTGGTGCCTACTACTGTCAG CTGATAAAACAGGCGGACATGTCCTACACTGTTAGCTGCAGCGCCTCCTGTGCTGATCCCTGTGACAACTCCTCTAAGACCAACTGCGCTAAGAACTGCTGCAATTCTACTGACTGCCTCAAAGCTACTTTTGCATCTATGATGATGACAACAACCACAA TGGCTATGACCACCACCCGTCCAGTCACCACAACAACCGCCTCCAGCCCccaaacaacagcaaacaat ggaAACAAATGCCATGCAGGAACATGTAACACTGCAGATTGCTATAAAGGGTTTACCGCAATGACAACATGTACCGCCTCACAGCTCCACTGCCAG CTGATAAAGGAGACCATAGATTCAAAGGATCAGTGGTCGGCGGGTTGCACCACTAACTGTTCTGGCAAAGCCTCTTGCAAGACCTCATCCACAGCCACTCCATGTCATCAAGAATGCTGCAACGCCACCAAAACCTCCTGCCTATGGCTGAATGGCACACTACATGTTCCCTCCTTCGCCACCAGGGGTCCTCATCTCCACATAGAACTGATTGCCTTGTTAGTTTGCCTGCTATGCATCAGTTCACTGATATGA
- the LOC139922641 gene encoding uncharacterized protein LOC139922641, whose protein sequence is MMACILWSAFTWTFKGILCTCRFLWICPYNAIKFLPREQHITKDTSYQQRQHAESEGKGSAAIPGSPDRTTALHKRLTKTEKEILSLKTRIACERASWERRFAELQRKHEELRNQLASETGMLVKVGGYDDRGESGVDNGEVFEESSSSPPRLLYHHRGSEVSSRGDTCASSLSGSQLSLLSALGSRPSSVLSSTTSVGSWRVSPGPHRVFVPHSPMDLQLGHRVRVMLPSGRISTGTIRFLGHLQGEPDLHLGVELQTPDHGLQDGSHRGQSYFECKPGYGAFVPFNKLLMAWE, encoded by the exons ATGATGGCGTGCATCCTGTGGTCTGCATTTACATGGACGTTCAAGGGGATACTGTGCACCTGCAGGTTCCTTTGG ATATGCCCGTACAATGCAATCAAATTCTTACCACGGGAACAACACATTACAAAAGACACAAGCTACCAGCAGAGACAACATGCAG AGTCTGAGGGTAAAGGGAGTGCAGCCATACCAGGCAGTCCTGACCGTACGACTGCCCTTCATAAGAGACTGACCAAAACTGAGAAGGAGATCCTGTCTCTGAAGACCAGGATCGCTTGTGAGAGGGCATCTTGGGAAAGGAGGtttgcagagctgcagaggaaacATGAAGAGCTGCGtaatcag CTGGCCTCAGAAACCGGGATGCTGGTGAAGGTGGGCGGCTATGATGACCGAGGAGAGTCAGGCGTGGACAACGGAGAAGTATTTGAGGAGAGCTCAA GCAGTCCACCACGCCTGTTGTACCATCACAGAGGGTCTGAGGTGTCATCAAGAGGCGACACTTGCGCAAGCAGCTTGTCAGGCAGCCAGTTATCCTTATTATCAGCACTGGGCTCCAGACCCTCCTCCGTCCTGTCCTCCACCACCAG TGTGGGGTCATGGAGGGTGTCCCCAGGACCTCACCGGGTCTTTGTCCCCCACTCCCCCATGGACCTGCAGCTGGGTCACCGGGTCAGAGTCATGCTGCCGTCTGGACGCATCAGCACAGGGACGATCCGTTTCCTGGGCCACCTGCAGGGGGAGCCAGACCTCCACCTGGGGGTGGAGCTGCAGACACCTGATCATGGACTGCAAGATGGCAGCCACAGGGGACAGAGCTACTTTGAATG CAAGCCTGGCTATGGTGCCTTTGTACCATTCAACAAACTACTGATGGCCTGGgaatga